One genomic window of bacterium includes the following:
- the sufB gene encoding Fe-S cluster assembly protein SufB has product MPETATPTTPTTPASDTELLEQHVAQEYEAGFVTDIEQETLPPGLNEDVVRFISAKKGEPEWLLEWRLKAYRDWLEMKEPTWANIKYDPIDYQSVSYYSAPKSAGDGPKSLDEVDPEILATYEKLGIPLQEQKILAGVAVDAVFDSVSVATTFKGKLAEAGVIFCSMSEAVKDHPELVKEYLGKVVPRNDNFFAALNSAVFSDGSFVYVPKGVRCPMELSTYFRINAMNTGQFERTLIIADEGAHVSYLEGCTAPMRDENQLHAAVVELYAHETATIKYSTVQNWYPGDMETGKGGIYNFVTKRGIAAGRAAKISWTQVETGSSITWKYPSVILKGDDTVGEFYSVALSKGWQQADTGTKMIHVGKNTTSTIVSKGISAGNGQNTYRGGVKILKGADGARNFSQCDSMLLGEKCGAHTFPYIDVQNPSARMEHEASTSKIGEDQLFYCNSRGIETEDAVSMIVNGFCKEVFKELPMEFAVEARKLLEISLEGSVG; this is encoded by the coding sequence ATGCCTGAAACCGCGACCCCGACAACCCCGACAACTCCGGCTTCCGACACCGAGCTTCTGGAGCAGCACGTAGCCCAGGAGTACGAAGCCGGCTTCGTCACCGATATCGAGCAGGAGACGTTGCCGCCCGGCCTCAACGAGGATGTGGTGCGCTTCATCTCGGCCAAGAAGGGCGAGCCCGAGTGGTTGCTCGAATGGCGCCTCAAGGCCTACCGTGACTGGCTCGAGATGAAAGAGCCGACCTGGGCCAACATCAAGTACGATCCGATCGACTATCAATCGGTCTCGTACTATTCGGCGCCGAAGTCGGCGGGTGACGGGCCCAAGAGCCTGGACGAGGTCGATCCAGAGATCCTGGCCACCTACGAAAAGCTGGGAATCCCGCTTCAGGAGCAGAAGATCCTGGCCGGGGTGGCCGTCGACGCGGTTTTCGACAGCGTCTCGGTGGCCACTACATTCAAGGGCAAGCTGGCCGAGGCCGGGGTCATCTTCTGTTCCATGTCCGAGGCTGTGAAGGATCACCCGGAGCTGGTCAAGGAGTACCTGGGCAAGGTCGTTCCGCGCAACGACAACTTCTTCGCCGCCTTGAACTCGGCGGTCTTCTCAGACGGCTCGTTCGTCTATGTGCCCAAGGGCGTACGCTGCCCCATGGAGCTCTCGACTTACTTCCGGATCAATGCCATGAACACGGGCCAGTTCGAGCGCACGCTGATCATCGCCGATGAGGGCGCGCACGTGAGCTACCTCGAGGGTTGCACGGCGCCCATGCGCGACGAGAACCAACTCCATGCGGCCGTGGTCGAGCTCTACGCCCACGAGACCGCGACGATCAAATACTCGACGGTGCAGAACTGGTATCCCGGGGACATGGAGACCGGCAAGGGCGGGATCTACAACTTCGTCACCAAGCGCGGCATTGCGGCCGGCCGGGCGGCGAAGATCTCCTGGACCCAGGTCGAGACCGGCTCGTCGATCACCTGGAAGTACCCGAGTGTCATCCTCAAGGGCGACGACACCGTCGGCGAGTTCTACTCGGTGGCCCTTTCCAAGGGCTGGCAGCAGGCGGACACCGGCACCAAGATGATCCACGTCGGCAAGAACACCACCTCGACCATTGTCTCCAAGGGCATCTCGGCGGGCAATGGCCAGAATACCTACCGGGGTGGGGTCAAGATTCTGAAAGGCGCTGACGGTGCTCGGAACTTCTCTCAGTGCGATTCGATGCTGCTCGGAGAGAAGTGCGGTGCGCACACGTTCCCGTACATCGACGTTCAGAACCCGTCCGCGCGTATGGAGCACGAGGCGTCGACTTCGAAGATCGGCGAAGACCAGCTCTTCTACTGCAACAGCCGTGGCATCGAGACCGAGGACGCGGTTTCGATGATCGTCAACGGCTTCTGCAAGGAGGTCTTCAAGGAACTGCCGATGGAGTTCGCTGTCGAGGCGAGAAAACTACTCGAGATTAGCCTGGAA